The following are encoded together in the Xanthomonas vesicatoria ATCC 35937 genome:
- a CDS encoding BREX protein BrxB domain-containing protein yields MSRIKRLTQSYSKYVSVPWRKDAAAAQRVIFCVYHETEELRLRAKVDEFEIATRAAGHDWAEFDLTDSFPNWLASQRYAKSYFQRPNLLTTLLPKYLGYIETEFDAFLQEKNVSDHFVVALQGVGSLFGFLKVKEVVDKLAPKVKGRLLVFFPGSYEENNYRLLDGYDGWNYLAIPITADKEF; encoded by the coding sequence GTGAGCCGAATTAAACGACTGACTCAGTCATACAGCAAATACGTCTCTGTGCCATGGCGTAAAGACGCCGCCGCTGCCCAGCGCGTCATTTTCTGCGTGTACCACGAAACGGAAGAGCTGCGCTTGCGTGCGAAGGTCGATGAGTTCGAGATCGCGACTCGCGCGGCGGGTCATGACTGGGCTGAGTTCGACCTGACCGACTCTTTCCCGAACTGGCTTGCATCCCAGCGCTACGCCAAGAGCTATTTTCAGAGGCCCAATCTTCTTACGACGCTGTTGCCCAAGTACCTGGGCTACATCGAGACCGAGTTCGATGCCTTTCTACAAGAAAAAAATGTCAGCGACCACTTCGTCGTGGCACTCCAGGGCGTCGGTTCGCTGTTTGGTTTCTTGAAGGTCAAGGAAGTCGTGGACAAGCTCGCTCCCAAGGTGAAGGGCCGCCTGCTGGTCTTCTTCCCCGGCAGCTACGAGGAAAATAACTACCGCTTACTGGATGGGTACGACGGCTGGAACTACCTAGCCATACCAATTACCGCGGACAAAGAATTTTGA
- a CDS encoding J domain-containing protein, with translation MDPYEILGIRPSAGGEEIELAYKGRRSQYHPDRYANADAETLNWATSKMQEVNQAYAALRDPVSRARVDEEVRNKSARPARPADATRAPEPGQSYALTLVQALDGLALNGEPLERIFVAPRIPHKKLAGALESYGQGLQPPDVVVLIDDTLFGGAREGVLITEAQIRCKAVFQAVEIRLLGVLSAITTEGKYVYINGERFAELNMPNKGDLKALFKAVSRYLQQGH, from the coding sequence ATGGATCCATACGAAATCTTGGGCATTCGTCCAAGCGCTGGGGGTGAGGAAATCGAGCTCGCCTACAAAGGACGACGTAGCCAGTACCACCCGGACCGCTACGCAAACGCGGACGCGGAAACGCTGAACTGGGCGACCTCGAAGATGCAGGAGGTCAACCAGGCCTACGCGGCACTTCGGGATCCGGTCAGTCGTGCGCGCGTGGATGAAGAAGTGCGAAATAAGTCAGCGCGCCCAGCACGCCCAGCAGACGCCACCCGCGCGCCCGAGCCGGGACAGTCGTATGCACTGACGTTGGTGCAGGCGCTGGACGGCCTGGCGCTGAACGGTGAACCGCTTGAGCGGATCTTCGTCGCCCCGCGTATCCCTCATAAAAAACTTGCCGGCGCACTGGAGTCCTATGGGCAAGGACTGCAACCACCGGACGTGGTTGTGCTGATCGACGACACGCTCTTTGGCGGTGCACGCGAAGGTGTCCTGATCACTGAAGCACAGATCAGATGCAAAGCCGTGTTCCAAGCAGTGGAGATTCGCCTGCTTGGAGTCCTGTCGGCGATCACGACAGAAGGGAAGTACGTCTACATCAATGGCGAGCGCTTCGCCGAGCTGAACATGCCTAACAAAGGCGACTTGAAGGCGCTCTTCAAGGCCGTAAGCCGCTATCTGCAGCAAGGCCATTAA
- a CDS encoding helix-turn-helix transcriptional regulator yields the protein MNLRYNRSTHTNHSQNTETGGVVPPPTRSKRVIRKKDLAKKLSCSESTIDNRLNPSSRWYDETFPRPVPLGAGGSRSSAKGWIEYVVDEWLESRI from the coding sequence ATGAACCTTCGCTACAACCGTTCGACCCATACGAACCATTCGCAAAATACAGAAACGGGGGGCGTCGTGCCCCCGCCTACGCGCTCCAAGCGGGTCATCCGCAAGAAGGACCTGGCAAAGAAGCTCTCGTGCTCCGAGAGCACCATCGATAACCGCCTGAATCCGTCGAGCCGCTGGTATGACGAAACGTTCCCTCGACCCGTTCCCTTGGGTGCTGGCGGCTCGCGCAGTTCCGCTAAGGGTTGGATCGAATACGTCGTGGACGAGTGGCTGGAAAGCCGCATCTAA
- a CDS encoding DUF932 domain-containing protein — translation MHLLESMAYVGQQPWHGLGNQLARQQPIETWKQQAGMDWKIEESEVRYITGSQNIGAINAFPGNKVLYRSDTKAPLAVVSKRFQVVQPGEILEFYRDLTANNGFELETAGVLREGRKFWALARTGQSIVLRGRDRVDGYLLLATACDGTLATTAQFTSIRVVCNNTLAVALGDSGGAIKVPHRSHFDPDRVKRQLGITVSAWGGFVDRMKALCESPVDPDAADALLRRVLTYATPNAAQVVNEQAVAKVRALYDGDGRGSKLASSRATAWGLLNAITEHVDHHRRARSDDHRRDAAWFGQGAKIKQRAWEEVMGMVA, via the coding sequence ATGCACTTGCTTGAATCAATGGCCTATGTTGGCCAACAGCCCTGGCACGGGCTGGGTAATCAGCTCGCTCGACAGCAACCTATCGAGACATGGAAGCAACAGGCTGGGATGGATTGGAAGATCGAGGAGTCCGAGGTTCGATACATCACTGGCAGTCAGAACATTGGAGCCATCAATGCGTTTCCTGGGAACAAGGTTCTCTATCGCTCTGATACCAAAGCGCCTCTGGCAGTGGTTTCGAAGCGCTTCCAAGTCGTCCAGCCAGGGGAGATCCTGGAGTTCTACCGGGACCTGACGGCGAACAACGGATTCGAGCTAGAGACGGCCGGCGTCCTGCGAGAGGGGCGCAAGTTCTGGGCGCTGGCCAGGACAGGTCAGAGCATTGTGCTTAGGGGGAGGGACAGAGTGGACGGCTATCTTCTACTGGCGACCGCCTGTGATGGGACACTGGCCACGACAGCTCAGTTCACCTCCATTAGGGTGGTCTGCAACAACACCCTGGCGGTTGCCTTGGGAGACAGTGGTGGCGCCATCAAGGTGCCGCACCGAAGCCACTTCGACCCGGACCGCGTGAAGCGCCAGCTCGGCATTACGGTTTCAGCCTGGGGCGGTTTCGTAGACCGAATGAAAGCACTGTGCGAATCCCCAGTAGACCCAGACGCTGCTGATGCTCTGCTGCGCCGTGTGTTGACCTACGCCACTCCCAATGCGGCGCAGGTGGTCAACGAACAGGCAGTAGCTAAAGTGCGCGCGCTGTATGACGGCGATGGGCGAGGATCCAAGCTTGCTTCCAGCCGAGCAACGGCTTGGGGTCTGCTCAACGCCATCACAGAGCACGTTGATCATCATCGACGTGCTCGAAGTGACGACCATCGCCGGGATGCGGCCTGGTTTGGGCAGGGAGCCAAGATCAAGCAGCGCGCGTGGGAGGAAGTGATGGGGATGGTGGCGTGA
- a CDS encoding inovirus-type Gp2 protein, with amino-acid sequence MNEIDKSNSYNQVTNFDSELPKEQMTDRLITPQPKGTQMRPAEQNHHLFVRKTSQRYGYTWIGQEYDFICWLIRAEKLVNAIVQHDDQPIEVAYDRRGQPRHQLTKTGKAFFNVCKGYNQDRAEYYKHHRFNPPLTVILNVIDQWSSELLNHTNRNGDALMSEPRTREIVERAVASIRASCRNQAYKDQVDNYKRNEEKNIASCCDYLAAQFQRRSQLLILRLDLYFRPAFKGWGYTREADGHYARLLRGLRENRIVPDVLGYISKREDGIDRGIHFHVLVILDGHKHRDAANLTRMIGEDWVRRCGHGDYKDGVDVGETGKKDKASYFNCYTRLDQYRFNCLGLIHPTDADKLRGLRLAIEYMCKETTQLKPSPPKSHEGNQDPDIASRKGIRNLRKGIMPKGHSGRGAPRSSGLDTSAVDRELLKK; translated from the coding sequence ATGAACGAGATCGATAAGTCCAACTCGTACAACCAGGTAACTAACTTTGACAGTGAACTGCCTAAAGAGCAGATGACCGACCGTCTCATCACTCCCCAGCCCAAGGGCACCCAGATGCGTCCGGCAGAGCAGAACCACCACCTCTTCGTACGTAAGACCAGTCAACGCTACGGATACACCTGGATCGGGCAAGAGTACGACTTCATCTGTTGGCTTATCCGAGCGGAGAAGCTGGTTAATGCCATCGTCCAGCATGACGACCAGCCCATTGAAGTTGCGTACGATCGAAGGGGACAGCCCCGCCATCAGCTGACCAAGACCGGCAAAGCGTTCTTTAACGTCTGCAAAGGCTACAACCAAGACCGTGCGGAGTACTACAAGCACCACCGCTTCAATCCTCCACTGACCGTCATCCTGAATGTCATCGACCAATGGTCGTCTGAGCTCCTTAACCACACGAACCGCAACGGCGACGCACTGATGAGTGAGCCACGAACGCGTGAGATTGTCGAGCGCGCGGTTGCCTCCATCCGCGCGTCATGTCGGAACCAGGCATACAAGGACCAAGTCGACAATTACAAACGCAACGAAGAAAAGAACATCGCCAGCTGCTGCGATTATCTGGCAGCCCAGTTCCAGCGGCGTTCGCAACTGCTGATTCTACGGCTCGACCTCTACTTCCGGCCGGCGTTCAAGGGCTGGGGCTATACCCGTGAAGCGGACGGGCACTACGCAAGGCTCCTGCGCGGCCTGCGGGAGAATCGAATCGTTCCCGACGTCCTGGGCTACATCAGCAAGCGTGAGGACGGGATTGATCGGGGCATCCATTTCCACGTCCTCGTCATTCTGGACGGGCACAAGCATCGTGACGCTGCCAATTTGACCCGCATGATCGGAGAAGACTGGGTCCGGCGCTGTGGCCATGGAGATTACAAGGATGGGGTGGATGTCGGCGAGACGGGCAAAAAGGATAAGGCGAGCTACTTCAACTGCTACACCCGGCTGGATCAGTACCGCTTCAACTGCCTGGGTCTGATCCATCCAACAGATGCAGACAAGCTGCGCGGCTTGCGTCTGGCAATCGAGTACATGTGCAAGGAAACTACGCAACTAAAACCCAGCCCACCTAAGTCCCACGAAGGTAACCAGGACCCCGACATCGCGAGCAGGAAGGGAATCCGCAACCTGCGCAAGGGCATCATGCCGAAGGGTCACAGCGGCCGTGGGGCGCCACGGAGCAGCGGCCTTGATACTTCAGCCGTTGATCGAGAGTTGCTGAAGAAGTGA
- a CDS encoding IS5/IS1182 family transposase: MQLTFGDAEGLGKRKQTLREIFLAEMEQVVPWQHLLGLIEPHYPVSGRPGRQPYALATMLRIHLLQQWYALSDPAMEEALHEIPILRRFAQLGGGDKREELQNCKAAFFIAAKRSTLQAIGNKRERDREQRWEHFKASVRAKVEHPFRVIKRQFGYTKVRYRGLAKNTAHVLTLFALSNLWMKRKQLLPAMGSVRL, from the coding sequence ATGCAACTGACGTTCGGTGATGCTGAAGGCCTGGGCAAGCGCAAGCAGACCCTGCGCGAGATCTTTCTGGCCGAGATGGAGCAGGTGGTTCCGTGGCAGCACTTGCTCGGTCTGATCGAACCGCACTATCCGGTGTCGGGGCGCCCTGGTCGACAGCCATACGCACTGGCGACGATGTTGCGGATTCATTTGCTGCAGCAGTGGTATGCGTTAAGCGATCCGGCGATGGAAGAAGCGTTGCACGAGATCCCGATCTTGCGGAGGTTTGCCCAGCTCGGTGGCGGGGACAAACGCGAAGAACTGCAAAACTGCAAGGCTGCATTTTTCATTGCCGCCAAGCGTTCGACGCTGCAAGCCATCGGCAACAAACGCGAGCGTGATCGGGAACAGCGTTGGGAACACTTCAAGGCCAGCGTGCGCGCGAAGGTGGAGCATCCATTCCGGGTGATCAAGCGGCAATTCGGTTACACCAAGGTCCGCTATCGCGGCCTGGCCAAGAACACCGCACACGTGCTGACCTTGTTTGCGCTCTCCAATCTGTGGATGAAGCGAAAGCAGTTACTGCCTGCTATGGGGAGCGTGCGCCTGTAA
- the brxC gene encoding BREX system P-loop protein BrxC — translation MLNRDIYQKDPSTRKLVNEGVASVNDEKTNQALSVLRYELETFVCDGQYEKGLEHILDVYLKNIEQAEQPAVWVSGFYGSGKSHLVKMLRALWVDSAFDDNATARGIANLPQGVSDQFKELSTQAKRHGGLHAASGTLGSSSRDKSVRMALLGILFKSVGLPEQYPVARFVMWLQHEGIYDAVRGHVEKSGFDWNEELDNFYVAEGLHEALVKAKPNLFTSPASCVETLNNLYPYVQDVSSGDMLKAIRQALTRDGKFPLTLVVLDEVQQYIGEDSQRSIDVQEVVEACCKNIGAKMLFIGTGQTAVTGTSNLKKLEGRFTVRVELSDADVDAVIRQVILAKKPEAKAPVEKVMQTNLGEISRHLAGTTIGHRADDIQFFPQDYPILPVRRRFWENTLRVLDQTGTDSQLRNQLSMIHKVIQTNVDAPVGSVVPADYLYFDAADKLLQSRILPRKVHEKTMVWVKGTDDQRLMGRACGLVFLINKLASSNNEIGIRATVDTLADLLVEDLTQGSSALRSKLPSVLDKCELLMTVGDEYRIQTEESAAWNDEFLSQRNSLANEAHRVDAERDDRIRRRFGEMVRKLSLTQGTSKVTRDIFPVFDAQLPGDAAEKVCVWVRDGWSIDENSVRADARQAGNQSPTVFVFIPKRSADDLRHYLIDFKAASATLDKRGVPNTAEGTEARSAMETTKQTAEGKIRELLQEAFSGARVFQGGGNEILGTDLQDMTLEAATNALQRLYPQFNIADHAGWPKVYEKAQKGAPDALKSVGDDGEPAKNPVCKAILAFIAGGKKGIDIRKNFEGATYGWPGDAVDGGLQVLLVAGLIRAQDEKGQTIDPKDLERKVIGKTMFKVESATVSAAQRIQIRKVLQKVGLIAKQGEELAYVPQFLVSAQELANRAGGEAPRPARPVTTTLEEIRLTAGNEQLLALYNQRDELSAAIHTWTDLAERIDKRMPAWNTLKRLLAQADGVSGAEVLVAQVTHLEQQRQLLEEPDPVTPLVASLTQLLRDELNRLHTDYQTRHKNGMARLDADTNWKQLEPEQRNSLLVAQKLTLTDAPKVQVANTDEVLATVDRLSLSSFADRVAAIDSRFDAVLVAAAELMEPKAQFVKLPSRTIKTDEDIEAWLLDAKQTIAQALKNGPVILH, via the coding sequence ATGCTCAATCGCGACATTTATCAAAAGGACCCGTCGACCCGAAAGCTGGTTAACGAGGGTGTGGCCAGCGTCAACGACGAAAAAACCAATCAGGCACTGTCCGTCCTGCGGTACGAGCTTGAAACCTTCGTCTGCGATGGCCAGTACGAAAAGGGTCTGGAACACATCCTCGACGTCTACCTGAAAAACATCGAGCAGGCCGAGCAGCCTGCCGTGTGGGTCAGCGGCTTCTACGGCTCGGGCAAGTCGCACCTGGTCAAGATGCTGCGTGCGCTCTGGGTCGACAGCGCCTTTGACGACAACGCCACCGCGCGGGGCATCGCGAACCTGCCACAAGGCGTGAGCGACCAGTTCAAGGAACTCAGTACCCAGGCGAAGCGCCACGGCGGTCTGCATGCGGCGTCTGGCACGCTGGGTTCCAGTTCGCGCGACAAGTCCGTTCGCATGGCCCTGCTGGGCATCCTCTTCAAGTCCGTCGGCCTGCCGGAGCAATACCCGGTGGCGCGCTTTGTCATGTGGCTCCAGCATGAAGGCATCTACGACGCCGTGCGGGGCCATGTAGAGAAGAGCGGCTTCGACTGGAACGAAGAGCTGGACAACTTCTACGTGGCGGAGGGCCTGCACGAAGCCCTGGTCAAGGCCAAGCCCAACCTGTTCACGTCGCCAGCGTCCTGCGTCGAGACCCTGAACAACCTGTACCCCTATGTGCAGGATGTCTCCAGCGGCGACATGCTCAAGGCCATTCGCCAGGCGCTGACCCGCGACGGCAAATTCCCGCTGACCCTGGTAGTGCTCGACGAGGTGCAGCAGTACATCGGTGAAGACAGCCAGCGCTCCATTGATGTGCAGGAAGTGGTCGAGGCCTGCTGCAAAAACATCGGCGCCAAGATGCTGTTCATCGGCACCGGCCAAACAGCCGTCACCGGCACCTCCAACCTCAAGAAGCTTGAGGGCCGCTTCACTGTGCGTGTGGAGCTGTCCGACGCTGACGTCGATGCCGTGATCCGTCAGGTCATCCTGGCCAAGAAGCCCGAGGCCAAGGCACCGGTCGAAAAAGTGATGCAGACCAACCTGGGCGAAATCTCACGCCACCTAGCCGGCACCACCATCGGCCACCGCGCCGACGACATTCAATTCTTCCCGCAGGACTATCCCATCCTGCCGGTGCGCCGTCGCTTTTGGGAAAACACCCTGCGTGTGCTGGACCAGACCGGCACCGACAGTCAGTTGCGCAACCAGCTCTCGATGATCCACAAGGTCATCCAGACCAATGTGGATGCACCGGTCGGCAGCGTGGTGCCAGCGGACTACCTGTACTTCGATGCGGCCGACAAGCTGCTGCAGTCGCGCATCCTGCCGCGCAAGGTGCATGAGAAGACCATGGTCTGGGTCAAAGGCACCGATGACCAGCGCCTGATGGGCCGCGCCTGTGGTTTAGTGTTTCTGATCAACAAGCTGGCCAGCAGCAACAACGAAATAGGCATTCGCGCCACCGTCGACACCCTGGCCGATTTGTTGGTGGAAGACCTCACCCAAGGCTCCAGCGCGCTGCGCAGCAAGCTCCCGAGCGTGCTCGATAAGTGCGAGCTGCTGATGACGGTCGGTGACGAGTACCGCATCCAGACAGAAGAAAGCGCCGCCTGGAACGACGAGTTCCTCAGCCAGCGCAACAGCCTGGCCAACGAAGCCCACCGGGTAGACGCGGAGCGCGACGATCGCATCCGCCGCCGCTTCGGCGAGATGGTGCGCAAACTGTCGCTGACCCAAGGCACGTCTAAGGTCACGCGCGATATCTTCCCGGTGTTCGATGCCCAATTGCCGGGCGACGCCGCCGAGAAGGTCTGCGTATGGGTGCGCGATGGCTGGAGCATTGATGAGAACTCGGTGCGGGCCGATGCGCGCCAGGCGGGCAACCAGTCGCCCACCGTGTTCGTGTTCATCCCCAAGCGCTCGGCCGATGATCTGCGCCACTACCTGATCGACTTCAAGGCCGCCAGCGCCACGCTGGACAAGCGCGGCGTACCCAACACCGCCGAGGGCACCGAGGCCCGCTCGGCCATGGAGACCACCAAGCAGACCGCTGAAGGCAAGATCCGCGAGCTGCTGCAAGAGGCCTTCTCGGGCGCCCGCGTCTTCCAAGGCGGTGGCAACGAGATCCTGGGGACCGACCTGCAGGACATGACGCTGGAGGCTGCCACCAACGCGCTGCAGCGGCTCTACCCGCAGTTCAACATCGCCGACCACGCCGGTTGGCCCAAGGTCTACGAGAAGGCGCAGAAGGGTGCGCCAGATGCCCTCAAGAGCGTGGGCGACGACGGCGAGCCCGCCAAGAATCCGGTCTGCAAAGCCATCCTGGCCTTCATTGCCGGTGGCAAGAAAGGCATCGACATCCGCAAGAACTTCGAGGGTGCAACCTACGGCTGGCCGGGTGACGCGGTGGACGGCGGCTTGCAGGTGCTGCTGGTGGCAGGGCTGATCCGCGCCCAGGACGAAAAGGGTCAGACCATCGACCCGAAGGACCTGGAACGCAAGGTTATCGGCAAGACCATGTTCAAGGTCGAGTCGGCCACAGTGTCAGCGGCGCAGCGCATCCAGATCCGCAAGGTGCTGCAGAAGGTCGGCCTCATCGCCAAGCAAGGCGAAGAGCTGGCCTACGTGCCGCAGTTCCTGGTCAGCGCGCAAGAACTGGCCAACCGCGCCGGGGGCGAGGCCCCACGTCCGGCACGCCCCGTGACCACCACACTGGAAGAAATCCGCCTGACGGCAGGCAACGAGCAGCTGCTGGCCCTGTACAACCAGCGCGACGAACTCAGCGCCGCCATTCACACCTGGACGGATCTGGCCGAGCGCATCGACAAGCGCATGCCCGCCTGGAACACGCTCAAGCGCCTGCTGGCCCAGGCCGATGGGGTGTCGGGGGCTGAGGTCTTGGTGGCACAGGTCACGCACCTGGAGCAGCAGCGCCAGTTGTTGGAGGAGCCTGATCCCGTCACGCCGCTGGTGGCCAGCCTCACTCAGTTGCTGCGCGACGAACTGAACCGGCTGCACACCGACTACCAGACCCGCCACAAGAACGGAATGGCGCGCCTGGACGCCGATACCAACTGGAAGCAGCTGGAGCCCGAGCAGCGCAACAGCCTTCTGGTCGCCCAGAAACTGACCCTCACCGACGCGCCCAAGGTGCAAGTGGCCAATACCGACGAAGTGCTGGCCACGGTCGATCGCTTGTCGCTGTCGTCGTTTGCCGACCGCGTAGCCGCTATCGACTCGCGCTTCGACGCGGTGCTGGTGGCTGCCGCCGAGTTGATGGAGCCCAAGGCGCAGTTCGTCAAGCTGCCCAGCCGCACCATCAAGACTGACGAAGACATCGAGGCCTGGCTGCTGGACGCCAAGCAAACCATCGCACAGGCCTTGAAGAACGGCCCGGTCATCCTTCACTGA
- a CDS encoding JAB domain-containing protein, with the protein MQVGTRTCAPSDGGPAPSQEVIRARDDKIVARALRILEQRASEPGPRLGDVSKCGAFFRLRLGGEIREHFEVAFLDNQHRLIGVERLFSGSVEGAEVHPRIVVQRALALNAAAVIVAHNHPSGHTEPSAADRAVTVQLKTVLQLVEIRLLDHFVVTAHQAVSMATRGWV; encoded by the coding sequence ATGCAGGTCGGGACACGCACATGTGCGCCGTCTGATGGCGGGCCTGCACCGTCACAGGAAGTCATCCGCGCACGGGATGACAAGATCGTCGCGCGCGCCCTACGCATCCTCGAACAGCGAGCCAGCGAACCAGGGCCACGACTAGGTGACGTCTCCAAGTGCGGGGCGTTCTTCCGGCTGCGGTTGGGCGGTGAGATACGGGAGCACTTCGAGGTTGCTTTCCTCGATAACCAGCACCGGCTCATCGGGGTAGAGCGCTTGTTCTCCGGGTCTGTGGAGGGCGCGGAGGTGCATCCGCGCATCGTCGTCCAGCGCGCGTTGGCCTTGAACGCCGCGGCAGTCATCGTGGCTCACAACCACCCGAGTGGCCACACTGAGCCTTCAGCAGCCGACCGAGCTGTCACGGTCCAGTTGAAGACCGTTTTGCAGCTGGTGGAAATCCGGCTGCTGGACCATTTCGTGGTCACGGCCCACCAGGCGGTTTCGATGGCTACCCGGGGATGGGTGTAA
- a CDS encoding helix-turn-helix domain-containing protein, with amino-acid sequence MPESSPRALFAARLAQARQLRGLSQRALGDRMGLGKEKGSSRINRYEHQVTAIGFDNLNTLAQVLDVPVAYLLADDASMADAILALSQADEAQRKVLTKLIPAVLQDPSMLSKLVELLQAPNGSDTGE; translated from the coding sequence GTGCCCGAGTCCTCCCCCCGAGCGCTTTTCGCTGCCCGCCTAGCTCAGGCCAGGCAGTTGCGCGGTTTGAGCCAGCGCGCGCTGGGGGATCGCATGGGCCTCGGTAAGGAGAAAGGGTCTTCACGGATCAACCGGTACGAACACCAGGTCACAGCCATTGGTTTCGACAACCTGAACACGCTGGCTCAGGTCCTGGATGTCCCGGTTGCTTACCTACTTGCAGACGACGCATCCATGGCAGATGCAATCCTTGCCCTCTCTCAAGCAGATGAGGCTCAACGCAAAGTTCTGACCAAGCTGATTCCAGCTGTGCTCCAAGACCCGAGCATGCTTTCGAAGTTGGTAGAACTGCTGCAGGCACCCAATGGAAGCGACACAGGGGAGTAA
- a CDS encoding helix-turn-helix transcriptional regulator, protein MSNEQLTDLTQPQRDRLAFVELRVRFIGEIRRQDLVTRFGIQSAAASRDLALYKELASGNLEYDAKGKSYVIGPSFQPVFEFPSERALSWLTQGFGDGEPMGFKAWVASESPSWLTLPDLDVLASVTRAIHQECPLDIEYHSISGGRTKREIIPFALIDNGLRWHVRAFDRKSNEFRDFVITRIRRPAVLKGQPVAPHETSDQDIQWTRIVELELVPHPDQPRPEITEMDYGMCNGVLHMKLRAATAGYTLRRWSVDCSPDHSLRGREFRLWLKDHLAIYGVRNVGLAPGYRSPDGAKPMPAELQEYS, encoded by the coding sequence ATGTCGAACGAACAGCTTACAGATCTAACCCAGCCACAACGCGACCGGCTCGCGTTTGTGGAGTTGCGTGTGCGCTTCATCGGGGAGATACGCCGCCAGGATTTGGTCACGCGGTTTGGTATCCAGTCGGCAGCTGCATCCAGAGATCTGGCACTGTACAAAGAGCTGGCGTCCGGCAACCTCGAATATGACGCCAAGGGCAAGTCCTACGTCATTGGCCCAAGTTTTCAGCCGGTCTTCGAGTTCCCATCGGAGCGCGCGCTGTCGTGGCTGACGCAGGGCTTCGGGGATGGCGAGCCAATGGGGTTCAAAGCATGGGTAGCGAGCGAAAGCCCGTCCTGGCTGACGCTTCCCGATCTGGACGTCCTTGCAAGCGTGACCCGTGCGATCCACCAGGAATGCCCGCTTGACATTGAGTACCACTCCATTTCAGGTGGTCGCACCAAGCGAGAGATCATTCCGTTCGCGCTGATCGACAACGGCCTCCGCTGGCATGTCCGCGCCTTTGACAGGAAGTCCAATGAGTTCCGGGATTTCGTTATCACACGGATCAGGCGTCCCGCGGTGCTCAAAGGCCAGCCAGTGGCACCCCACGAGACAAGCGATCAGGACATTCAGTGGACGCGGATCGTGGAGCTTGAGCTGGTTCCCCACCCAGATCAGCCCCGACCAGAGATCACTGAAATGGACTACGGCATGTGCAACGGGGTGCTGCACATGAAGTTACGCGCCGCCACAGCCGGGTACACCCTCCGGAGATGGAGTGTCGACTGCTCACCGGATCACTCTTTGCGTGGGCGTGAGTTCCGGCTTTGGTTGAAGGATCACCTTGCCATTTACGGTGTGCGCAACGTGGGGCTGGCGCCGGGTTACCGATCCCCCGATGGGGCTAAGCCGATGCCGGCTGAACTACAGGAATACTCTTAA